A window of Planctomycetaceae bacterium contains these coding sequences:
- a CDS encoding dipeptide epimerase yields MTPDDTSLSIRMLTHSVQMPLAQPFTISRGSITKQSSLIVELKLTENANAAETANGGHASPVHVISGFGEVTANRYYGHSLESIRLSLDKVRPHLDQYLTGTPESTWSIMKQILADDYFALSALDAAAHDLFAKRLKTSTWNRWGLSIDHVPESSFTIGIDSIDMMISKLNSMDGWNCYKIKLGTADDIEVIRQLRRQTSSTFRVDANCGWTAVQTIENSGHLADLGVEFIEQPMSPSASEAEKKLVFEQSALPIIADEDCQTEHDVARCREYFHGINVKLCKCGGMTPALRMLQYARTLGMKTMLGCMVESSIGISSAAQLLPLLDYADLDGALLLADQPATGVQISHGRVVFPNTAGNGGQLLRDKLDQFAIS; encoded by the coding sequence GTGACACCAGATGACACGTCGCTTTCGATCCGGATGTTGACCCACTCGGTGCAAATGCCACTGGCACAGCCGTTCACAATCTCTCGTGGATCCATCACCAAACAATCCAGCCTGATTGTTGAACTGAAACTAACAGAGAATGCCAATGCTGCAGAAACAGCAAACGGCGGCCACGCTTCGCCGGTCCATGTCATCAGCGGATTTGGGGAAGTCACCGCAAACAGGTACTACGGGCATTCGCTGGAATCCATCCGGCTGTCGCTGGACAAAGTCAGACCACACCTCGACCAGTATCTGACGGGAACACCCGAGTCGACCTGGTCGATCATGAAGCAGATTCTGGCAGACGATTATTTTGCACTCAGTGCTCTGGATGCTGCGGCTCACGATCTTTTCGCAAAACGACTGAAGACTTCCACCTGGAATCGGTGGGGTCTTTCGATCGATCATGTCCCGGAATCCAGCTTTACGATCGGGATCGATTCGATCGATATGATGATCAGCAAACTGAACTCGATGGATGGCTGGAACTGCTACAAGATTAAGCTTGGAACCGCTGACGATATAGAAGTCATCAGACAGCTCCGTCGGCAGACTTCTTCGACATTTCGTGTCGATGCCAATTGTGGCTGGACCGCCGTACAAACAATTGAAAATTCAGGACATCTGGCCGACCTGGGAGTCGAATTTATTGAGCAGCCGATGTCGCCATCAGCGTCGGAGGCAGAAAAAAAACTGGTCTTCGAGCAGTCCGCATTACCGATTATTGCCGACGAAGATTGCCAGACGGAGCATGATGTCGCCCGGTGCCGCGAATACTTCCATGGGATCAACGTTAAACTCTGCAAGTGCGGAGGAATGACGCCCGCATTGCGCATGCTGCAGTATGCCAGAACACTTGGCATGAAGACGATGCTGGGATGTATGGTGGAAAGTTCGATTGGTATCAGCAGCGCTGCTCAGTTACTGCCACTGCTCGACTACGCGGATCTGGATGGGGCATTGCTGCTGGCCGATCAACCCGCCACGGGCGTGCAGATTAGCCACGGCCGCGTCGTCTTTCCCAATACAGCGGGCAATGGTGGCCAGCTACTTCGTGACAAGCTTGATCAATTCGCCATTTCATAA
- a CDS encoding DUF1611 domain-containing protein — protein MFKEQALTTLRQHKRIAILTDGYSTPRLAKTAMSLLRYRTGDVVAVIDREEAGKSAQQLLGSGGGIPVVGSLEEIPDVDSIYLGIAPPGGRLPEQWRELLMGALNRGLDLVSGLHDFLCDDIEYVTAAEKHGCLLIDVRRNGFRSTAKCHNFREGCVRVHTIGHDCSVGKMVTAIEVQQGLAEAGQDARFLATGQTGMMISGDGLPIDCVVSDFVNGAAEELCRSNEHHDFLLIEGQGTISHPSFSAVTVGLLHGSAPDGLIFCFEAGREQVKGLDGVLIPPLEQQLSAFEAMARLRHPCRTIGIAVNTRYLTSVDALAAIDAAEQRFGLPACDVYRTGAQKLVQACIHLRKELLNEME, from the coding sequence GTGTTTAAGGAACAAGCCCTTACGACTCTTCGCCAACACAAGAGAATTGCAATTCTAACGGACGGTTATTCGACGCCCAGGCTCGCCAAAACAGCAATGAGCCTGCTTCGCTATCGGACTGGTGACGTCGTAGCGGTCATTGACCGGGAGGAAGCCGGAAAGTCGGCCCAACAGTTGCTTGGCTCAGGCGGCGGCATACCCGTTGTGGGCTCCCTGGAGGAAATCCCGGATGTCGATTCGATCTATCTGGGCATCGCTCCCCCCGGAGGTCGTCTGCCCGAACAGTGGCGAGAGCTGCTGATGGGAGCCCTGAATCGCGGGCTGGATCTGGTTTCAGGGCTGCACGATTTTCTCTGCGACGACATTGAATATGTCACGGCCGCCGAGAAGCACGGCTGCCTGTTGATCGATGTCCGACGCAACGGTTTTCGATCGACGGCAAAGTGTCACAACTTCCGCGAAGGGTGTGTTCGAGTCCACACAATTGGACACGACTGCAGTGTCGGGAAAATGGTCACGGCGATCGAAGTCCAGCAGGGTTTGGCCGAAGCGGGACAGGATGCTCGTTTCCTGGCAACCGGGCAGACGGGAATGATGATCTCCGGCGATGGTCTCCCCATCGACTGTGTTGTGTCCGACTTTGTAAATGGCGCTGCAGAAGAACTTTGTCGAAGCAACGAACACCATGACTTCTTACTGATTGAAGGGCAGGGAACCATTTCTCACCCTTCCTTTTCCGCCGTCACGGTCGGCCTGTTGCACGGCAGCGCTCCAGATGGCCTGATATTCTGCTTTGAAGCGGGGCGTGAACAGGTCAAGGGGCTGGATGGCGTCCTTATCCCGCCTCTGGAACAGCAACTCAGTGCATTTGAGGCGATGGCACGGCTTCGACATCCCTGCAGGACCATCGGAATAGCCGTGAATACGCGCTACCTGACCAGCGTGGATGCTCTGGCGGCCATTGATGCTGCCGAACAACGATTTGGACTCCCCGCCTGTGATGTCTATCGAACCGGAGCTCAAAAACTGGTACAGGCCTGTATTCATCTGCGAAAAGAATTGTTGAACGAAATGGAATGA